In Cicer arietinum cultivar CDC Frontier isolate Library 1 chromosome 7, Cicar.CDCFrontier_v2.0, whole genome shotgun sequence, a single window of DNA contains:
- the LOC101495490 gene encoding uncharacterized protein — protein sequence MASAHCSVFSFYAPSPTRRNTLIIVSSKTSNRKNYLRPKILKTLIKPSIRLQPSPLQNIVSPPQEHDLRVNVPTEDTHGENVTGTVEETGELEDLQVSVETAKNNGVFGNVSAKNIFKYGGMYLIGAFVFQTVSYFWSLRNQHSNVKNEDLDVGEREKMNILFGNGNNVEGQVGIEKKVEEIKLMAREVRRIELEKKGEEDEDGDPEIDDEIGIEKEINARLLKLRDKVNSNKDSSAALRLNGGGNSAGDGDVNVNKGKETSVFKKRSKFKSPSTKGMKTPKGFSGTQGRRVSSVKTQDYGIVDGTDPAGKLHEDKQVNQQDVILKNTSRVTSDESEGKFISDESIENLNHENLEEKMETPNMKIKDGSETKSIDNGGFKETSVGMSSPEVIQSRDSRELRTQNPQGFVKGNQDTGPILEKDNLHGINGSSGHGLTKKNSAANEVQVKQANTRTDMWWLNLRYVLVILMESGSDGEGPKGLYSLKLTSKEPEQSGDSYTVAFEDHADANNFCFLLESYFEDLDDFSANVVPMSIQDLQEEIISHEDKVVVVKKKQLQLYAGQLLTDVEMALCSIIEQDQNMP from the exons ATGGCGAGTGCGCATTGCTCTGTCTTCTCCTTCTATGCACCTTCCCCTACGAGACGAAACACTTTGATTATAGTCTCTTCAAAAACTAGTAACAGGAAAAATTATTTACGACCAAAAATtctcaaaaccctaattaaacccTCTATTCGTCTACAACCATCGCCATTACAGAACATCGTTTCCCCTCCTCAAGAACACGACCTCCGTGTTAATGTTCCCACCGAAGATACGCACGGCGAAAATGTCACCGGTACTGTTGAAGAAACTGGTGAATTGGAAGATTTACAAGTCTCTGTGGAGACAGCCAAAAACAATGGCGTTTTTGGCAATGTTTCTGCCAAGAACATCTTCAAATACGGTGGTATGTATTTGATTGGGGCTTTTGTGTTTCAAACGGTTTCTTACTTTTGGAGTTTAAGAAATCAACATTCTAACGTGAAAAATGAGGATTTAGATGTAGGTGAAAGGGAAAAGATGAACATTTTGTTCGGGAATGGGAACAATGTGGAGGGTCAAGTTGGAATCGAAAAGAAAGTAGAGGAAATTAAGTTAATGGCGAGGGAAGTTCGGAGAATCGAGTTAGAGAAGAAAGGGGAAGAGGACGAGGATGGGGATCCTGAAATTGATGATGAAATTGGTATTGAGAAAGAGATTAACGCGCGCCTATTGAAGCTGCGGGATAAGGTAAACAGTAACAAGGATAGTTCAGCAGCGTTGCGATTAAATGGTGGTGGAAATTCTGCTGGTGATGGTGATGTGAATGTGAATAAGGGAAAAGAGACATCGGTGTTTAAGAAAAGGTCTAAATTTAAAAGCCCTTCAACTAAGGGTATGAAAACTCCTAAGGGCTTTTCAGGGACCCAAGGTCGTAGGGTATCTAGTGTAAAAACTCAAGATTATGGAATTGTTGATGGCACTGATCCTGCAGGAAAGTTACATGAGGATAAGCAAGTGAATCAACAAGATGTGATACTCAAAAATACTTCCCGTGTTACCTCGGATGAAAGTGAAGGAAAATTTATCAGTGACGAGTCCATAGAGAATCTAAATCATGAGAATTTGGAAGAAAAGATGGAGACaccaaatatgaaaataaaagatgGATCTGAGACCAAGAGCATAGACAATG GTGGTTTCAAGGAGACTAGTGTTGGGATGTCTTCACCTGAAGTTATACAGTCAAGAGACTCAAGAGAATTGAGGACACAAAACCCTCAGGGTTTTGTGAAAGGAAACCAGGATACTGGTCCAATTTTGGAAAAGGATAATCTGCATGGTATAAATGGCAGTTCAGGACATGgattaactaaaaaaaactcAGCGGCTAACGAAGTCCAAGTTAAACAAGCTAACACTAGGACTGATATGTGGTGGCTGAACCTACGTTATGTTCTA GTTATTCTCATGGAAAGTGGCTCCGACGGAGAAGGTCCAAAAGGTCTCTATAGCTTAAAGCTCACCTCTAAGGAACCGGAACAGAGTGGTGATTCCTATACTGTTGCTTTTGAGGATCACGCTGATGCCAATAACTTCTGTTTTCTACTAGAATCCTATTTTGAAGATTTGGACGATTTTAGTGCCAATGTTGTTCCCATGTCAATACAA GATTTGCAGGAAGAAATAATATCACATGAGGATAAAGTAGTAGTTGTAAAAAAGAAGCAGCTTCAACTCTATGCCGGGCAACTACTTACTGATGTTGAGATGGCGTTGTGCTCTATAATAGAACAAGATCAAAATATGCCATAA